A stretch of the Fusobacterium perfoetens genome encodes the following:
- the cbiB gene encoding adenosylcobinamide-phosphate synthase CbiB — translation MYFAGKYIIAYGLDLIFGDPEFLYHPVRAIGKLIKILESRLYDLENKRFAGGILVFITLVVTFLVSYLFSFFTLTEIYFLYTTLATKCLGDEGLKVYKILKLKDLEKAKKQLSYLVSRDTEEMDERQIIRSVIETISENTTDGVIAPMFFAIIGSFCTWHGVGLALPFAMTYKAINTIDSMIGYKNKKYRDFGTVGARLDDLANFIPARLGGMIIVIGAFLLGYNYKEAFRIYKRDRLNHGSPNSGHSESCFAGALGLQFGGKTKYFGKVYDKPTIGDRKKDFTLEDILKARKLLYVSSFVGLVIFIVLSIIGNFLIKLGGL, via the coding sequence ATGTATTTTGCAGGAAAATATATAATTGCCTATGGGTTAGATTTGATATTTGGTGACCCAGAATTTTTGTATCACCCAGTAAGAGCTATAGGAAAATTAATAAAGATATTAGAGAGTAGACTTTATGATTTAGAAAATAAAAGATTTGCAGGGGGGATACTTGTATTTATAACCCTTGTGGTAACATTTCTTGTATCATATTTATTTTCATTTTTTACACTGACTGAGATTTATTTTTTATACACAACTCTTGCTACAAAATGTCTTGGTGATGAGGGGTTAAAAGTCTATAAAATTTTAAAACTGAAAGATTTAGAAAAAGCTAAAAAACAACTTTCTTATCTTGTAAGTCGTGATACAGAAGAGATGGACGAAAGACAGATAATAAGAAGTGTCATTGAAACTATCTCAGAAAATACAACAGATGGAGTAATAGCACCAATGTTTTTTGCAATAATTGGAAGCTTTTGTACTTGGCACGGAGTAGGACTTGCTCTCCCTTTCGCAATGACTTATAAAGCAATAAATACTATTGATTCTATGATAGGTTATAAAAATAAAAAATATAGAGATTTTGGAACTGTTGGAGCAAGGTTAGATGATTTAGCTAATTTTATTCCTGCTAGATTAGGTGGAATGATAATAGTTATAGGAGCTTTTCTATTAGGGTATAATTATAAGGAAGCTTTTAGAATTTATAAAAGGGATAGACTTAATCATGGAAGTCCAAACTCTGGTCACAGTGAATCTTGTTTTGCAGGAGCTTTAGGATTACAATTTGGTGGAAAAACAAAATATTTTGGAAAAGTTTATGATAAACCAACTATCGGGGATAGAAAAAAAGATTTTACATTGGAGGATATTTTAAAGGCAAGAAAACTTTTATATGTGTCTTCATTTGTGGGACTTGTTATTTTTATAGTTTTATCAATTATAGGTAATTTTTTAATTAAGTTAGGTGGTTTATAA
- a CDS encoding Gfo/Idh/MocA family protein — translation MIKFGIVGTNWISGDFVDAVKRDKNCKIVSVYSRREETGKDFCDRYELDIEVFTDLEKMLKSDLVDAVYIGSPNSLHGEQAYLCLSNKKHVICEKPVTTDLEIFDKNVKLAKKNNVVYMEAMKTTFLPNMKVLKENIGRIGKIRNVIFNYSQYSSRYDKLLNGELTNVFDPKYHGGSSFDLGVYPLYVALYLFGEPLSFTARNIMVSSGVDGAGTIILTYEDKIVTIVHSKISQTYTKSEILGEKGSIVIDDISRLKSIKLVMREGDSEYLTLPQSTNQMVYELEEFLKLIKEEKNESNINTFDISRKSVEILSRVRYKV, via the coding sequence ATGATAAAATTTGGAATCGTTGGAACTAACTGGATAAGTGGAGATTTTGTAGATGCTGTAAAAAGAGATAAAAATTGTAAAATAGTTTCTGTTTATTCAAGACGTGAAGAAACTGGAAAAGATTTTTGCGATAGATATGAGTTAGACATAGAAGTTTTTACTGACTTGGAAAAAATGTTAAAATCTGATTTAGTAGATGCTGTTTATATTGGTTCTCCAAACTCTTTACATGGAGAGCAAGCTTATTTATGTCTTTCAAATAAAAAGCATGTTATCTGTGAAAAACCTGTAACAACAGATTTAGAAATTTTTGATAAAAATGTAAAACTAGCTAAAAAGAACAATGTTGTTTACATGGAGGCAATGAAAACAACTTTCCTTCCAAATATGAAAGTTTTAAAAGAAAATATTGGCAGAATAGGAAAAATAAGAAATGTTATATTTAATTATTCTCAATATTCTTCAAGATATGATAAACTTTTAAATGGAGAACTTACAAATGTTTTTGATCCAAAATATCATGGAGGATCATCATTTGATTTAGGAGTTTATCCACTTTATGTGGCACTTTATCTTTTTGGAGAACCACTATCTTTCACAGCTAGAAATATTATGGTTTCTTCAGGAGTTGACGGAGCGGGAACAATAATTTTAACATATGAAGATAAAATAGTAACTATTGTTCATTCTAAAATTTCTCAAACTTATACAAAGAGTGAGATTTTAGGAGAAAAGGGAAGTATAGTTATAGATGATATTTCAAGACTTAAGAGTATAAAACTTGTAATGAGAGAGGGAGATTCAGAATATTTAACTCTTCCTCAAAGTACAAATCAAATGGTTTATGAATTAGAGGAATTTTTAAAACTTATAAAAGAGGAAAAAAATGAATCAAATATAAATACATTTGATATTTCAAGAAAATCTGTTGAGATTTTATCAAGAGTGAGATATAAGGTATAG
- a CDS encoding cobyric acid synthase, with product METKHKNIMVLGTSSGAGKSLITTGLCRIFYKDGYKVCPFKAQNMSRNFGIIKENKKIAISQILQAYACGIEPEPWMNPILLLPKGQGNIDIILGGEYFSSTTGEEYSKDKIKFRDYLKKFYENAKNYEICVLEGAGSPVEINIKENDIVNMNMAKLVNSKAILVADIDRGGVFASIYGTYMLLDEDEKKLLKGIIINKFRGKKEILQKGIDEIESLTGIKVLGVVPYENIDIEDEDGLISKRDTEDIKKRCGEKTFEEYREEQFNKLENLLRENVDIGYIYKILNGEI from the coding sequence ATGGAAACAAAACATAAAAATATAATGGTACTTGGAACATCTTCAGGAGCTGGAAAAAGTCTTATAACTACAGGACTTTGTAGAATTTTTTATAAAGACGGTTATAAAGTCTGTCCTTTTAAAGCTCAGAATATGTCAAGAAATTTTGGAATAATAAAAGAAAATAAAAAAATAGCAATCTCTCAAATTTTACAAGCCTATGCTTGTGGAATAGAGCCTGAGCCTTGGATGAATCCAATTCTCCTTTTACCAAAGGGACAAGGAAATATAGATATAATTTTGGGTGGAGAATATTTTTCATCGACTACTGGGGAGGAATATTCTAAAGATAAAATAAAATTTAGAGATTATCTAAAAAAATTTTATGAAAATGCCAAAAATTATGAAATCTGTGTTCTTGAGGGAGCAGGTAGCCCTGTTGAGATAAATATAAAAGAAAATGATATCGTAAATATGAATATGGCAAAACTTGTAAATTCTAAAGCAATCCTTGTGGCTGATATTGATAGAGGGGGAGTTTTTGCATCAATTTATGGGACTTATATGCTTTTAGATGAAGATGAGAAAAAACTTTTAAAAGGTATAATTATAAATAAGTTTAGGGGTAAAAAAGAAATTCTTCAAAAGGGAATTGATGAGATAGAAAGTCTTACAGGGATAAAAGTCTTAGGAGTTGTCCCTTATGAAAATATTGACATAGAAGATGAAGATGGACTTATTTCAAAAAGAGATACAGAGGATATAAAAAAAAGATGTGGTGAAAAAACTTTTGAAGAGTATCGAGAGGAACAATTTAATAAACTAGAAAATTTACTTAGAGAAAATGTGGATATTGGTTATATCTACAAAATATTGAATGGAGAAATTTAG
- a CDS encoding pyridoxal phosphate-dependent aminotransferase has translation MDLHGGNIYKFQREGKKDILDYSSNINPLGVPKTLIDEISQNFSLLERYPDINYIDLRKSIGKYNKTDFENILVGNGATEILFLYMKALNPKKTLIVSPTFAEYERALKNTDSEISYFPLKKIEEENKKYFDFDIEDLKEKSLGFDLIVLCNPNNPTGSFVELSKIKELNEFLEQNKIKLFIDECFIEFIANWQNKTSNILRSKNIFILRALTKYFALPGIRLGYGICYNKDIIDKINSIKEPWTVNAFADLAGKIILEDREYIEKTDRWIDEERRYFISELKKIGTIEVFETSTNFILLKLKTTTSEKFLEKMLSEGILVRNASNFKFLDNTYVRIAIKDRNKNSIFLKKLKKI, from the coding sequence ATGGATTTACACGGAGGAAATATATATAAATTTCAAAGAGAGGGAAAAAAAGATATATTAGATTATAGTTCTAATATAAATCCTTTAGGAGTTCCAAAAACTCTTATTGATGAGATTAGTCAAAATTTTTCTCTTTTAGAAAGATATCCAGATATAAATTATATAGACCTTAGAAAAAGTATAGGAAAGTATAACAAAACAGATTTTGAAAATATTTTAGTAGGAAATGGTGCTACAGAGATTTTATTTTTATATATGAAAGCCCTAAATCCTAAAAAAACTCTTATTGTTTCTCCAACTTTTGCAGAATATGAAAGAGCCTTAAAAAATACAGATAGCGAAATCAGTTATTTTCCATTAAAAAAAATAGAAGAAGAAAATAAAAAATATTTTGATTTTGATATAGAAGATTTAAAAGAAAAAAGTTTAGGATTTGATTTAATAGTTCTTTGCAATCCAAATAATCCAACAGGAAGTTTTGTAGAACTTTCAAAAATAAAAGAATTGAATGAGTTTTTAGAACAAAATAAAATAAAACTATTTATTGATGAATGTTTTATAGAATTTATAGCAAATTGGCAAAATAAAACGTCAAATATATTAAGAAGTAAAAATATTTTTATTCTGAGAGCTTTAACTAAATATTTTGCACTTCCGGGGATTCGTTTAGGGTATGGAATCTGTTATAATAAAGATATAATAGATAAGATAAATAGTATAAAAGAGCCTTGGACAGTTAATGCTTTCGCAGATCTTGCTGGAAAAATAATACTAGAAGATAGAGAATACATAGAAAAAACAGACAGATGGATAGATGAAGAGAGAAGATATTTTATTAGTGAATTAAAAAAAATTGGTACAATAGAAGTCTTTGAAACAAGCACAAATTTTATTCTGTTGAAATTAAAAACTACTACCTCAGAAAAATTTTTAGAAAAAATGTTATCAGAGGGAATTTTAGTGAGAAATGCTAGTAATTTTAAGTTTTTAGATAATACTTATGTAAGAATAGCAATAAAAGATAGAAATAAAAATTCAATTTTTCTAAAAAAGTTAAAAAAAATATAA